gaccggaatcggaagcgttggcacaacgcggttgatgtagtcgtacgtcttcacggcccgaacgatcaagcaccgaaactatgacacctccgtgttctagcacacgttcagctcgatgacaatccccggactccgatccagcaaagtgtcggggaagagttccgtcagcacgacggcgtggtgacgatcttgatgttctaccatcgtagggcttcgcctaagcaccgctacaatattatcgaggattatggtggaggggggcaccgcacacggctaagagaacgatcacgaagatcaacttgttgtctctagaggtgcccccctgcccctgtatataaaggagcaagggggagaggccggccggcccttggggcgcgccaaggaggggggagtcctcctcctagtaggagtaggactcccctttcctagtccaactaggaagagagaagggggaaggaaagagagggagagggaaagggaaagaggggccgcgccccctcccctagtccaattcggactccccatgggagggggcgcgccacctcctgggctacttccctctctctcctctcaggcccactaaggcccaatacttttccggggggttccggtaacccttccggcactccggttttctccgaaatcacccgaaacacttccggtgtccgaatatagccgtccaatatatcgatctttatgtctcgaccatttcgagactcctcgtcatgtccgtgatcatatccgggactccgaacaaccttcggtacatcaaaatatataaactcataatgaaactgtaatcgtaacgttaagcatgcggaccctacaggttcgagaacaatgtagacatgatcgagacacgtctccggtcaataactaatagcggaacctggatgctcatattggctcctacatattctacgaagatcttttatcggtcagaccgcataacaacatacattgttccctttttatcggtcagaccgcataacaatcctTTTTATTGTATATTTAGCACAATTGAATCCCTATACCGCCGCGCATGTACATGATACTCAATTTTGCTCGTGCCTATTTCTAATAAAAGTGCAGAATATACttatctaaaatatgtttataaagTGATATCAGTGTATTCCTCAAATGCATAAGACTAGGTGACAAAATGCACACTCACATGCACAAAAAAGTGATATGTTTATAAAGTGATATCAGTGTACAGTGATAAAGGACAGAATGGGAATACTTTGCAACATTGAACACTCACATGCACACAAAAAAAGAATAATTTCTCTGTAAGCTATAAAAAGGATTCATTTTCTGTAGTCTTTTGTGGCTAGTGACAAACATTCCATCTAAATCAAGCAAGGAAACTTTTTTACCGCTTCCTTCCTTCTTTTGCTAGTTTGTTGTTCTCTTTGCGGGGTTTTTTCCAACTTCAAGTTTTTTGTTTGGTTTGTAAAGACTCTCACCATCTTTGGTGATTCCTCCTAACACAAAATGATGCACATTCAAGAAAAGAAAAAAGTAACGGAACTATTTTTATGTAGCCAACATATAGACATGGCAAGCTAGTGACAAGGGACTAAATAAATTTTGTACTAAGATGACAGTTGCTAGCATGAGATTTCTTCAGTCGTAACTTAGAACTAACTCAACCAACCGCCTAAACTAGTACTGGCTACTGACCCGCCCATAAAATACATAAGAGTATTACATAACATAGAGGAAACTGTCACTTTTATGCAGACATCACAAACAGGGAAATAAAGTATGAAACAACATGACTAAAAAAATAAAATCTAATCATCGGAGCACAAATAACAATGGTAATTACCAGAAAATGCATAATCAGATCAAAATGATCATAACATACCTGATCACCAGCTAACAGCATCCAGGCATAGCGCCTGGATGGAACCACAGGGACTTTCTTCAAGGCCTTGTACGCAATCGACAGAAGTTGTGCCAGAGAGTAGGCAGCTGCTTCCGCAGATAGCCCAACCAAGGATCTGAAGTTACGAACAACACCATCAGAACTAAGTATTCTGCACGGAGATATTTACAGATTTCAAACTACAACAGTTCAAAGACTTACTTCATCGAATCAGAGAGGGACCATTTGGCATACAGTGGAATCTCGATGCCAAAGATGATGAGACTACCCCGTTGCTTGGCGGAGACCATGAGCGACATTGAGAGCAGCGCCATCACGAGGGCTGCAGCTCTGGTGGCCACCATGGCCATGTCCAGCCGTGGACATCTTACTGCTACAGATGTTGTGGGAGGCTCCGGCACCGCGCTGCTCCCCATGGCCGGCATCTGGATGCCAAGCTCCGAACCATTCTGGCCATTAGCAAAGGAACCCATTCCTGTTGCTCCTGGTTGTGGTTTTCTGATCGTAGAAGCTTTTGGCTATGCTGTTTTTCCTTTTAGCATGGTGATGCAACTGAAGGAGGGGGGTGGAGGATTCTAGTAAAAAGATGTATCTGGTTGAGAACCCATGTTATATGCATATATGATGCACCCGTGAATGTTTTCTGTACTTGCTGTCACCATGCTATGACAAAAGCAGCACGGCTTTCGAGCTACCCAAGACCTGTAAGTTGTTTGCTAGCCTATCACTAGGATAAGATTTTAGCTGACAACTGCAGTTATCGCCAAGTGTCAGCAGGATGTGTAATTTGTGCATTAAGAACAGTGCTAGGTGCTATAGTTATTGCAACAACAAAGCAATTGCGTGGGAATCTTTTCTTTTCTCTCCAAAGATTCGTGGGAATCTGCGTATTCTACCAAATGCAGTGGACTGAAAGGAGAAGGCAGAATTAGTAAGACTAAAAATTTGCAGTCACATGGGTTAGTTATTTGGGATACAATACGGTTGTCCTAATCATTAGGTAAGCCTACTTTAAGACTGATTTGGAGTATGGTTCTTTAAGGAAGATGTGGGCGTCAGTTTTAATGGAGATCTACTACAAAAATTTAAGATCTCGCTCAGTACCCATGTAATCACTAGAAAACACACCTCTAGCATTGGATAAAACCGTCAGAGAAATCTAACTGGAGCAGATCAAAACAGTGTTTCTTTGGCGACCTCGCCAAAGAAACACGCCGGTAAAgagcaaagtcatacaagaccaaaCTTATACCTAAGCGAGGGAAAAGAAAAAAACCAAAGCGATCAAAACAGTGATCGACAAACTACAACAACGACCGTATCTGCAAATGAGTTTCCATCATGATTTTGATAACGAGATTGGAGAACTAGGTATTGAACAAGTATCAGTGAAGCAAAGAACAGACCTTTAGTAGTTCAATGGCGGCCATTTTACAGAGCTATAGGCTGCAGCCTGGGAACTTCATAACTTTCCTCTCCGACATCATCTTCCTCACCATCTCTACCTCACCCCACATGCCAGCAGCAGCGTATATGTTGGACAGCACTACATAAACCCCGTCATTCCATGGCACAGCCGCTAGTAGCTGCTCTGCCGCCCACCTGCCAACATTCACATTGCAGTGCTTCTCACATGCACCAAGCAATGTTCCCCCTATCACCACATTTGCCTCCATCGGCATTCTGTGCTCCACCAAGGCACGCTCCTTATCCACCAAACCAACTCTACCAAGCATATCAACCACACACCCGGAGTGTTCAACGGTTGGTGCTACCTTAATCTCCCCATCTTCCATTTGCTTCAGCAAGCCCATCCCAGTATCTAGCAGCCCTCTGTGTGAGCAAGCAGAGAGCACTGCCAACATCGTCACCCTGTTTGGCGGCACCCCTTCATTCCTCATTTCATCAAACATGCTTAGTGCACGCTGCTCCTCACCATGCGTTGCAAGTCCTGTAATCATGGTTGTCCACGACGACACATCCTTGAGAGGCATTCTCGTGAATACCCTCCCTGCAAGGTCTGTGCGGCCGCACTTGGCATTCCTATCGACCAACGAGTTGGAGAGGGTCGCGTGAAGCCGGCCTGATCACTTGCATTGTAA
This genomic window from Triticum dicoccoides isolate Atlit2015 ecotype Zavitan unplaced genomic scaffold, WEW_v2.0 scaffold166764, whole genome shotgun sequence contains:
- the LOC119344376 gene encoding CASP-like protein 3A1, translating into MGSFANGQNGSELGIQMPAMGSSAVPEPPTTSVAVRCPRLDMAMVATRAAALVMALLSMSLMVSAKQRGSLIIFGIEIPLYAKWSLSDSMKSLVGLSAEAAAYSLAQLLSIAYKALKKVPVVPSRRYAWMLLAGDQVCYDHFDLIMHFLVITIVICAPMIRFYFFSHVVSYFISLFVMSA